The Ipomoea triloba cultivar NCNSP0323 chromosome 13, ASM357664v1 genomic interval tactaaacttaatattatgaaaaattggattaataAATAGATAAAAGTAATAGACTTACCCAGATTAACCTGTCGATTACAAGAGATTGCAGGTTTCAAAAGCTCTTGAATTTCGGCTCTTGTTAATGGCGGCCCAAGCACATCTTTCCGCGGCCTCACATGAAACTTCCCAAGCTCATAAGCCTTCAACATTTCGTATTGATATTGCTTGGTATCATTTCCATCAAGTTTAGCTGCAGAATCTAACGGCTCAAAAAGCTTAATCTTTCTCTTTGATTTCTTCAGCGGAGCTTTCCCGGTCCAGGGCCTAGGCATTGTGGGCGGCGCGAAGGGCAAGAAAGCCGGTTCCCGAATTGCAAGGGGCTGAGCCTTGGGCGTCTCAGAATAGCTGTATTGGAACTCAAATGGAGCCCCGGGGAGGCGGTATGACACGCCAGACTCGCCGACGATGACGGCGCGATCCCCATCCGCTGAGATGACTTCCCCTGGCTTAACCGGCTTGTGGTATTTGGAGTTGTGGTGGTGGGTCTTAAACCCCGGGCTATTGTTCTTGGGTTTCTGTAGAGGTTTTGGGCGATTGTTGGATCGATTTTGGGATTTTAAAGGAGGTGGATACTTGGGAATGGGGATGGGTGGTTGTGCATTGCGGTGGGTATCACCGGAAGAAGACGGCGGCGGAGTGGTGGGCAGATTGGAGAAGAGGTCGAAGCCTTTCAGTGTTGCTACAATTGCCATCAATCAAAGCAAGTGAGGGGGCGGAGCAGGCAGCCGGCGACGTCGCGAGGAGCTTAGAGGCGGTTCTATTGCGACGAGACCACTGCGAGAAGATGAGATTACGCCCGGAGGAGATTTTTTGCCGCAGTACGTTGTCGTTATTAACAACTTATTTTGCACTCTTgggatttatttttttaattttttgaaatcaaTTGGGAAAATTGTTGCGATTCCTATCGTCActaaaaaaagagaggaaatttttaaatgttagtgttttaaaaaatatttaaggaaaattatcaaataggccctcaaactttactcaaaagtgcaattaagttcTTGAACATTCAAAAAggtcaattaaatacataaacttgttattttgatgTATTTAAATCTATATGACTGGTTGTTTGATTGTTCCAAGTGAACAACCGATCATAATTTTTCCGACCAAGATTCCGGCGACCGGAATCTTCATCCCCAACCATCACGACCGCCTTCTCCAACCTTCACTGTTCGTAACATActggatcttcttcttcatttggaGAAGACGAATCAGTGTGGTTCGTCTTTCCCACTGGAGAAGACGAACAGTCTTCTCCAACTGGAGAAGACGAATAGTACTGTTTCGTACTGGAGAAGACGATCCAGTATGGGAGAAGACAAACAGAACGTTCGTGAGATTGGTGGCCAATTCTTAACCTTGATCTGATTTTAATTGTTCTCTCCCCTTTGGGGAGATTTTCCATTTAATTCTTAGTAGTAGATCTCTTAGTTTTGGGTAGATCTAGCTAGATTGGTGGAGAAGATGACAATGAAGATGTAATAGATCTCTTGAATCAATAGGTATCTCTACTCTACTCTTGTTTTAAGTAGATTGTTATTTCGATTTGATTGCTTTGTTATTTTCTACTGCTTGTTCTTTGATTTGAATGATGtttgagtagattagttgagGAGATTGTTTGCCCCATATTAGCCCTTGCGATTGATGATTGAATTATTTCATTTTGattgtgaaaatgatgaagtagGGTGTTAGTCTTATGTGGGTGATGTTCTtcatgatttgcttctatttccggccggggtagATAGTAGACctagtgaaagtgagtgtgcgcgtgatagcggcctctcacgagtccaactcatccacatcctcGCCCTCTATCCGGAAGGATGAGGTATGAGAGGAGTGGTacgtttgatgaaatgcctcaaccgaatgaggattgggagtccgagtgtgacaaAACTGCGCATTAATGTCCTAAAACTGAACCCTAAActcgactattcttggcgcttatcaacaTGTCAAGCATTCACAAATTAAGCTTGGATGATTCTCGACATACTATCAACCGGTTAGCACCGCTATACCTTTTGCTATGTGGGGATTAGATATAGTTGGGCCTTTTTCCCGAGTTAACTAGGCGGAGAAAGTTTGTGATTGTGGTGATCGATTATTTTTTCAAATGGATTGAGGTTGAGCCTTTAGCGACTATAACCTCCCAACAATGGGAAAGGGTTATTTGGAGAATGTTATTTTCTGATTTGGAGCGCCCGTTCATATAGTGACTGATAATGGCAAACAATTTGAGAGTCGATCATTCCGGAATGTTTTAGCAATGGGATCGAGGGCTCCAAAATAGGACAATATTGCGTCTTCGAAGAAGGCGAGGGATACTTTATACTCCTCGATAGCTTTCTTCTCGAGCTCTTTATTTTTCCCCTCCAACTCTCAAATTTTGGCCTCTTGGCGGGTGATAGTTTTATGAGCACCATCCATATCTTTTGATATGTTTGCTCGCTCTCTTTGGCCGGACAAAAAAGGCCGGATAAAGTGTTCTCGAGCTGCGATCATTTCAAGTTAGAAactcaaataattttattgctAGTTGGGAAAAAGCATGGAAAGTTACCTATAGCATGCCCCAACACTTTACTCACCGACCCGGTTGATTGACCAATCAGAAAAATCTTTGATCATTAGAAGATGATTGGAAATTTGGTCGAAGAGGTTGTCAGGGTGTCCCAGCCTAGCCAACAAGGCATCAATCTGATGAGTGTGATCAGGATATCCTCTTGGATTCTTAGACCGCACTTCCTCCTCTCCTTTGGTTACCTCCTCGAATCCGATTTCTTCTTCCCGCGGAGTGTGGATTTAGGCCTGGTTGGGATTAGAGCGGACTCTTCAAAAGACTAGTTGAGGCACATCTGTACAACAAAAAACACAAGGGTTAGCCAATCTCATTCCAAATAAAATGGTGTCTAATTAAGATATGgagaattaaaatattaataacctTCCGGGGTCTGGATAATTGGCCTTGGCGGAATGGCTACAGTAACTTGCTTTGTCCTTGGTGTATACTTCTTCTCGAGGTCGTACCAAGAATCTTGCAAGTTAGCTGAGGCGTAATCTTTTGGAGATTTAAAGACTTGGTAGTAGTAAAATTCCGAAGAGATGACTTAGATAGAAGATTTTAATGAGGTAGTGGGGGTTGGATAGACATGTTTACGAAATTGAGAACTCCGCATGTTAGAAACCGGGAGTTTTTAATCGTACCAGAGGGAGAAATACTAGTTTTTCCACCCTTTGTTGTTGTCAAAAAGATTGATAATATTGCAAGTCGAACCATTGGACTGGATCATTAGGAAACCGCCCTCGTGGTGCGGAGCCAAAGCCCTTACCGAGAACAAAAACCTAAATAACTCTAAAGTATAACTCGAACATATCAATTAATGTACATGCAAATCGTCAGAATATGGAAACAGGTTAGGATCCGGTGGGTATTAAGACAGACCAGAAGTGTGATCGGGAGTAGCATCCTTTCGATTTATAAAGCCTAATCTTTGATTGGTCGAGATTCCCCGATTGTTAGAGATCGAAAGGTCTTTTCCAAATGCATGCCTTATAATAATTTACTTATGACCTTAAAGTATAACTCGAACATATCAATTAATGTACATGCAAATCGTCAGAATAAACAAGACGCGTGGAACGTAACAAGTGTGGTTGCCTTTCATATCGACAGGTGTCCCAGAGACACATGGTAGACATGCGGGGCGCTCGGTATGTGCTTCATGTTTtacctataaatacattcaatttgtttatagatacaaaaattgttaactgtaaGTACAGAATATGTCAATCGCAAGTACAGAatctaaatgttttttttaaccaaaatcTACAATGCAATGTAGACTTtaattcatggtataatttgtcccATTTGAGCGACTTGACCCATATTGGGACTTTCTTATTGGGTTATGGCTATGCCTGTTTTAAGGTTTGCCCAAAACTTCAGTTTCATACTACAAAAATGCAGTCCCCTGTAAATGCCTCTGATCCTAAACATAAAGGATCACATCCACAATATTGATTGGACCGTTGGCATACTAAAAGAGGAAATAAGCTATCAAAAATGAGCTATTTTTCAACGGTAAACAAATATGCAGTTAAACAAACAACTAAATAAAGAGTGATTTTCCCTATTAAATTGTCTCATAGACTTTATTCGTAAAACGAAttggattaatatgaaaatataatacatatactgaaacatataaaatatttgttacttataagagaataacataaaatttagaagaaataataataatatttttaaattaaattataaaaatattacatttttctttaacacGAGTCGTTGGACAAATATTTGTGAGATGATCTCACGCAAGTTTttgtgtaaataaataaagagagtGGACTCAAATCTTATAAGCGGATGCGTTGAGCAGCTGCATGAACGACACGGAGCTAGAAACGTGGCGTGCTCTCAGTTAGGCACGGTGGACTTGGGCTGCGCCGCCGGGTTTCCACCGCCTCTTATTTTGCTACTAGCTCTTCTACAAGCCAATAcgattatatatacatgtatgcatgtatgtagcAGAAGTAACTAGGATTgcgtagcatatatataatatacagaatattgGAATTGAAGATGCAATCTGCGAAGCAGAAAGTAAGCGACGCAGCTGCTGCTGCCAAAGAACACCTCGATATTCTTGCAGCCAAGACTGATGAAAAGGCAtgcatttaatttatatatatatatgtctcatcttcttttactttaGTTTTGGGCTGGCGTGATAGTTTTTGGATGAATCTTTTTATCAATCCTTATACCTATCCATTTTAAATCTTTATTCAAAAATGATGTGTTATATATACAGAATATATTAATGATAGATACATAAGATATTGATTAATACATAATTAATATGTGATATGTGATGTgtttgcaattaatatattctatatttaccattaataatttatatgcttgtaattattatgttatgtgtttgtaattactATATGCTATATGCATTCAATTTGATTATAGGTACAAAACAGTTAACTGCAGGTAACTAcgaatttgaaagttattttttgaTGAGGGTTCACAATGTAAGGTATACACTAGTCTATGGCATAAACAGTCATTTTATACTATAAATCAAGTTTATCTTATATTATGAACCTGGTCCAAAATATCTTTCAGATTATATATCTACAATTGACATATTCTGTATTTGTAATTAACGgtaatactaaataaaatagtagatacataatatgttataacatattatgtgtttgtatttATCATAAtatgtgtttttaatttatttaaaaattaatatattatctgtCTCAGTACTACGTTATCATATTATATGTGTCTATATAATTCTCATATGTGTGCATAATTTATTTACACACAAACTATTGTCTGTATGAACATAATATGTCCATTGCTGATGACACATAAGTTTTGAACTAATGAATCCATAATACACGATGCTATAACAATGGTTTCTTGATGGTGTGATAATGATCGCAATTGTTAGGTGGAGAAAGCAGCGGCGAGGAGCAAGGAGGAGAGAGAGATAGCAGAGGAGAGAAGAAAAGCCAAAGAAGCTGAAGCCAAGATGAATCTTCATGAAGCCAAAGCGCGTCACGCCGCCGAGAAACTGCAAGCCAAGCAAGCTCATCTTTATCCGGCGGCAGGGCCGCAGCATCACCACCACGAACCCGTCGGCACGGTGGCTCCTACCACCGGCGCGGTTATGCCGGGCTACCCTCTGGGAGGCTACCCCCATGGCCATGGAAGACACACTAGAAATATCTAGCCGCCCAGTTAATTAATTAGCTACGTACTGTTCGTTGGTGCAATTATAtgtctttttaattttgtttcatttcTTGATCTCCTTCCTATTTTGAATGTTGTATTTGGTTGTTTAATTTTCATGGTTAATTAAGTTGCTGTAATCTTTCAAACTCTCATTTGCTTGGCTTTCATACATCTATATGggatgaaaataataaatttgggaaatgttttttagttaattaaacaatgtcaaaaaaaaaaaaaaaatttcccaccaatgaaattcaataataattgCAGGCAATATGATCGattgaaataattttgtaaaaaaattcattaattaatgtgGTAGGCATTGTCTGGTGTCATTGTATGGAATGCAACTTTGAAGAAGATGATAGGTATTAAAATCAACACAGCAAAGCTCCAAATGAAGATCAACATTGATCCAGCAGCCAAGACAATTAGATAGAAAATTTTATCTGTATTTTtagcttttatatatttggtagTTCATAAAGAATATgatcattcaaaattttgagaattaagATTTCTGTTTCcctaatttattaatattctcTAGGTTAATTTTCCTTCCAAGCTATATTTGAGCTGTAAATGGTTTGGTTTATAACAAGTAATTTGGCcagaatttaaatatataattttggcaaaaatttgtgtgagaaaaTCGTCTATCTCACGGATTTGTTTGTGCGATGAGTTGACTTAGCTTGTAGACATGAGGGTGTGTAAgtataacaattttaattataaatattataatatttatcatcaGTAGATAGTAGCAATCATTTTATCTTAAATAGtattattttacatataaatatgttaatttttttgtactattgattatattacattgtactatatgttcatttatactttctcaacttattgaagcacaaagagtcaacaatgtCACTTTTTCCACTGATGTTTGATCTCATGACTTTCCATATAAGAAAGTCACTACGTGCTATCTTAGCACAAGTATTTGgctgattttaaattttaggctaaagtgtcatctaacACCATGaattatatccaattattcatgccgcaccctaaactttcatatcgtatatatcgagccgcaaaccgaaataaaaattcacctagaacttttagcaggtttccaagtcttcctgctgacatggcgcaggttttcaagtgatgtggcatttcttttaaccttatgttgtccatgtaagcatttacatattacaaatatttaaaaaaaaaacaaaaaaatacaaacaaaaaaattagcatttctataaatttggaaaattgaaaaaatactaaacaataaattagccaaaaaaatataaattctgaaaataaatttgaaacattagaattgcaaaattgaaaagtatacattatgaaaataaagagaataaaattctggttattttaatataataattttttttttaaattttaaatatgtaaacgcttacatggacaacataaggttaagagaaatgccacatcaaacgtcatgtcagcaagaagacctggaaacctgctaa includes:
- the LOC116003076 gene encoding late embryogenesis abundant protein 6-like; amino-acid sequence: MQSAKQKVSDAAAAAKEHLDILAAKTDEKVEKAAARSKEEREIAEERRKAKEAEAKMNLHEAKARHAAEKLQAKQAHLYPAAGPQHHHHEPVGTVAPTTGAVMPGYPLGGYPHGHGRHTRNI